The following coding sequences lie in one Acropora palmata chromosome 3, jaAcrPala1.3, whole genome shotgun sequence genomic window:
- the LOC141875971 gene encoding von Hippel-Lindau disease tumor suppressor-like: MEVKGNEEKLERPLPFRSVHGLIESPVRFINLTGRRVDVIWINYQGQEVLKASLSRRDNRLDCNTFMTHPWIAVDPKTNERMLLNFKETYFPSQPEIKGMDFQRRKAYALRTQVKITLPVYSLEEYCIKALRRIVSPQNINKLPLPPLILRRISQSDR, encoded by the exons ATGGAAGTCAAgggaaatgaagaaaaacttgaaaggCCGCTGCCTTTTCGGTCGGTGCACGGTTTAATAGAATCACCAGTCCGATTTATAAATCTTACTGGTCGACGGGTTGATGTTATTTGGATAAATTACCAAGGGCAAGAGGTGTTGAAGGCTTCTCTTTCTCGACGTGACAACCGACTCGATTGTAATACTTTTATGACGCATCCTTGGATAGCTGTCGACCCTAAAACAAACGAAAGAATGCTGTTGAACTTTAAAGAAACATATTTTCCCTCTCAGCCGGAAATAAAGGGAATGGATTTTCAGCGTCGAAAAGCTTATGCCTTAAGAACCCAAGTTAAAATCACATTACCAG tTTACAGTCTTGAAGAGTACTGCATCAAGGCCTTAAGGAGAATTGTTTCTCCTCAGAACATAAATAAACTTCCTCTGCCACCATTGATTCTTCGAAGAATTTCACAAAGTGATAGATAA
- the LOC141875968 gene encoding uncharacterized protein LOC141875968, which translates to MNPVAMPQDARLRATPRIIRSPKITSPVRLFLAARSRVLETAEKTNGPENKEDEDLDKEAMAINNPLKYFKRHRLDVELNFKGCVFTPEIARCITSKLVTCSKLVRLCLANSRMENESGEVVAMALRDRCVSVKELDLSGNALGRNAISAIGEMLVVNQTLEKLNISKNDLTDQDVEVMLNCLHRKTGLKDLDLSNNILCDQSATRLSNVLEKNFVLEKLSIASNQLEATGLKAMQPGLRTNKTLLALNISWNYLHDAGAEILGEIIAENRSLTEISACGNLFSAVAANWLAKGVASNSKLKLLRIGQNLLRNLGAYEFLNVLFESSSTAMVLEILDINGTVVDRRFKELVELELPENLSCLKVVNFSMVERFE; encoded by the coding sequence ATGAACCCAGTGGCAATGCCGCAAGACGCAAGATTACGGGCAACTCCGAGAATCATACGATCGCCTAAGATTACAAGCCCAGTTCGATTGTTTCTCGCTGCAAGGAGCAGAGTTTTGGAGACTGCTGAGAAAACAAACGGACCTGAAAACAAGGAAGACGAAGACCTTGACAAAGAAGCAATGGCAATAAATAATCCGTTGAAATACTTCAAACGTCATCGATTGGATGTAGAACTTAATTTTAAGGGATGCGTTTTCACCCCTGAAATCGCTCGTTGTATTACATCAAAGTTGGTAACGTGCTCGAAACTTGTGCGATTGTGTCTTGCTAACAGCCGTATGGAGAACGAAAGTGGGGAGGTTGTCGCAATGGCTCTGCGGGACAGATGCGTGTCCGTTAAAGAGCTTGACTTGTCTGGAAATGCGCTTGGGCGAAATGCAATTTCCGCCATAGGAGAAATGCTTGTCGTAAACCAAACTTTAGAAAAACTAAATATCTCCAAAAATGACTTAACAGATCAGGATGTCGAGGTTATGTTGAATTGTTTACATCGAAAAACTGGCTTGAAAGACTTGGACTTGTCCAATAACATTTTGTGTGATCAATCAGCTACGAGACTGTCCAATgtgttggagaaaaatttcgtCCTCGAAAAGCTTTCTATTGCTTCAAATCAGTTAGAAGCAACAGGCTTGAAGGCAATGCAACCAGGCCTGCGGACGAATAAAACCCTGCTTGCTCTCAACATTTCTTGGAATTACTTGCATGACGCAGGAGCTGAAATCCTTGGTGAAATCATTGCTGAAAACCGAAGCCTCACGGAGATTTCCGCCTGTGGTAATTTATTCAGTGCCGTTGCAGCTAATTGGCTTGCGAAAGGCGTTGCAAGCAATTCAAAGTTAAAACTTCTTCGAATAGGACAGAATTTGTTGAGAAATTTAGGAGCATATGAGTttttgaatgttttgtttgagtcTAGTTCAACTGCTATGGTCCTAGAGATATTGGATATTAATGGCACTGTCGTTGACAGAAGATTCAAAGAACTCGTTGAGTTGGAATTGCCCGAAAATTTGAGCTGTTTGAAAGTTGTAAATTTTTCCATGGTTGAGcgttttgaatga
- the LOC141877698 gene encoding uncharacterized protein LOC141877698 — protein MDSPGGFVVIFFLMSNVAFSLREPLSAFSGRQLLVGYWGQNGAGPAHGPANYEKPLIEVCKTTKYDILAVSFVVVFFDSRNKGLPAMNFAYHCEDSVSPEYPFLLRCPNIEGGIKECQKRGKKVLMSIGGATGDGTLHSADKARKFARTLFDLFLGGNGYKAIRPFGSAIMNGIDLDIEGGDYKYYPEFITELRMLMDNDPQRSYLITGAPQCPFPDHHLGPQNPGTGLEEAGYLVDHLYIQFYNNYCHTGDEKQFMGSIKKWLKFSKRMKPRGPLIFVGLPASTRGANGAHYYRPPAELKKMFQSVKNLEGIGGIMLWDVSWDQNNVIDGQRYSEYAFQELGRVTLPPTQGTTPPLSSQSPPMTITSQATLSPITTQAPPLTEEPPKPTGEFCVSVSDGIYQNPSDCSKFIQCFRGKSFHTSCASGLLFNPKIKACDWPQNVNCA, from the exons ATGGATTCTCCTGGCGGTTTTgtcgtaatttttttcttgatgagCAATGTGGCTTTTTCCTTGCGAG AGCCGCTCTCAGCCTTTTCTGGCCGTCAATTGCTGGTTGGATACTGGGGACAAAATGGAGCTGGACCTGCCCATGGTCCTGCAAACTACGAGAAACCTTTGATTGAAGTCTGCAAGACAACCAAGTACGACATACTGGCCGTGTCGTTTGTCGTAGTTTTCTTTGACTCAAGAAACAAAG GTCTCCCCGCAATGAACTTTGCCTACCATTGCGAAGATTCTGTTTCTCCAGAGTATCCATTTCTTCTCCGATGTCCTAACATCGAGGGAGGAATAAAGGAATGTcaaaagagaggaaaaaaagttttgatgTCCATTGGTGGAGCGACGGGTGATGGCACTCTCCATAGTGCCGACAAAGCCAGGAAGTTTGCGCGCACGCTGTTTGATTTGTTTCTCGGTGGTAACGGTTACAAAGCCATTCGACCATTTGGAAG TGCTATCATGAATGGTATTGACCTTGACATTGAGGGCGGAGACTACAAATACTACCCTGAATTTATCACtgaattgcgcatgctcatgGACAACGATCCGCAAAGAAGCTACCTGATCACGGGCGCCCCTCAATGCCCATTCCCTGATCATCACTTGGGACCACAGAATCCTGGAACAG GTCTGGAGGAGGCTGGCTACCTTGTTGACCATCTTTACATTCAATTCTACAACAACTATTGTCACACTGGAGATGAAAAGCAGTTCATGGGTTCTATAAAAAAATGGTTGAAGTTCTCAAAACGAATGAAGCCACGAGGACCGTTAATTTTTGTTGGTCTCCCTGCTTCAACCAGGGGTGCAAATGGGGCGCATTATTATAGACCACCAGCAGAACTCAAGAAAATGTTCCAG tCAGTAAAGAATCTTGAAGGAATTGGTGGAATAATGTTATGGGATGTTTCTTGGGACCAAAACAACGTCATTGATGGTCAGCGATACTCAGAGTATGCGTTTCAGGAGCTTGGCAGAGTCACTTTGCCTCCCACCCAGGGTACTACACCTCCACTTAGTTCCCAATCCCCTCCTATGACAATCACCTCTCAGGCCACTCTCTCACCGATCACTACCCAGGCGCCTCCTCTAACTGAAGAACCACCCAAGCCAACTG gtgAATTTTGTGTGAGCGTCAGTGACGGCATTTATCAGAACCCTTCAGATTGTTCAAAGTTCATACAGTGTTTTCGAGGAAAGTCATTTCACACAAGCTGTGCCTCGGGGCTTTTGTTTAACCCTAAAATCAAAGCATGTGATTGGCCACAAAATGTTAATTGCGCATGA
- the LOC141875970 gene encoding pleckstrin homology domain-containing family F member 2-like has protein sequence MVDRLANTEANERRIRNVENCFGASGQPLMISGRVLVGEGVLTKLCRKKPKPRQFFLFNDILVYGNIVINKKKYNKQHIIPLEDIKLQSLDDEGNLKNGWQIISAKKSFAVYAATRTEKAEWMAHINKCIQDLLAKTGKRGTTEHAAVWVPDSEASTCMNCLKSKFTALNRRHHCRKCGGVVCSNCSTKKCLLPSQSSKPLRVCDRCYNLLATVKVTTDQGQKKQKTVPIQPQKVKKPEEDSTSGEENSEDDDLVADNSAPLEDEVPTKPTFYQGERKIGNDDRTGEAMEV, from the exons ATGGTGGACAGGCTGG CAAACACAGAGGCCAATGAAAGGAGGATCCGCAATGtggaaaattgttttggtGCCTCTGGGCAA CCATTAATGATCTCAGGAAGAGTTCTGGTGGGTGAAGGAGTTTTAACTAAACTTTGTCGGAAAAAGCCCAAGCCTCGCCAATTTTTCCTCTTCAATGACATTCTTGTTTATGGAAATATTGTCATCAATAAGAAAAAG TACAACAAACAACATATCATTCCATTGGAGGACATTAAGCTGCAGTCTCTAGATGATGAAGgaa ACTTAAAGAATGGATGGCAGATCATTAGTGCAAAGAAGTCATTTGCTGTATATGCAGCCACAAGGACTGAGAAAGCAGAATGGATGGCTCACATTAACAAGTGCATCCAAGATCTGTTAGCAAAAA cTGGAAAGAGAGGTACTACTGAACATGCTGCTGTGTGGGTACCAGACAGTGAGGCATCAACTTGCATGAATTGTCTTAAGAGCAAGTTTACAGCTTTGAACCGGAGA CATCATTGCCGAAAATGTGGAGGTGTTGTATGTAGCAACTGTTCCACCAAAAAGTGTCTGTTGCCTTCTCAGTCATCGAAACCTCTGAGAGTTTGCGACAGATGTTATAATTTGTTAGCAACTGTCAAAGTCACAACTGACCAgggacaaaagaaacaaaaaa CTGTCCCCATTCAACCCCAGAAGGTAAAAAAACCAGAAGAAGACTCTACCTCTGGGGAGGAGAACTCTGAAGATGATGACTTAGTGGCTGACAACTCTGCACCTTTGGAAGACGAAGTACCAACTAAG cccACATTTTATCAAGGAGAACGGAAAATTGGAAATGATGACAGAACTGGAGAAGCTATGGAAGTTTAA